One Methylophilus sp. TWE2 DNA segment encodes these proteins:
- the rpoC gene encoding DNA-directed RNA polymerase subunit beta', giving the protein MKALLDLFKQVTQEEEFDAIKIALASPEKIRSWSYGEVKKPETINYRTFKPERDGLFCSKIFGPIKDYECLCGKYKRLKHRGVICEKCGVEVTLSKVRRERMGHIELASPVAHIWFLKSLPSRLGMVLDIALRDIERVLYFEAFIVIDPGMTPLTRGQLLTEDDYLAKVEEYGDEFNAVMGAEAVRELLRTMDIEREIETLRSELSATSSEAKIKKIAKRLKVLEAFQKSGIKPEWMILEILPVLPPELRPLVPLDGGRFATSDLNDLYRRVINRNNRLKRLLELKAPEIIVRNEKRMLQEAVDSLLDNGRRGKVMTGANKRPLKSLADMIKGKGGRFRQNLLGKRVDYSGRSVIVVGPQLKLHQCGLPKKMALELFKPFIFHKLEVLGLATTIKAAKKKVEEEGPEVWDILEDVIREHPVLLNRAPTLHRLGIQAFEPVLIEGKAIQLHPLVCSAFNADFDGDQMAVHVPLSLEAQMEARTLMLASNNVLSPANGEPIIVPSQDIVLGLYYMTREKVAARGEGMIFSDIKEVQRVYDQGLIDLHAKVTVRIREFELDVAGQKIEKINRYTTTVGRALLSEILPPGLPFSYIDKALKKKEISRLINASFRKVGIRETVIFADKLMYTGYSYATKAGISISINDMLVPPEKEQLIAAADAEVKEIEDQYVSGLVTQGERYNKVVDIWGRAGDKVADAMMKQLREEDVKDAEGNVVKKDGKVVRQESFNAIYMMADSGARGSAAQVRQLAGMRGLMAKPDGSIIETPIKANFRDGLNVLQYFISTHGARKGLADTALKTANSGYLTRRLVDVTQDLVVTETDCGTTEGLVTKALVKGGEVVEPLHDRILGRTSALDILHPETQEVVYEAGTLLGEDEVEKIDALGIDEVKVRTALTCDTRYGICAKCYGRDLGRGKLISIGESVGVIAAQSIGEPGTQLTMRTFHIGGAVSRAASVSQVESKSNGTAGFTSTMRYVTNSRGEQIVISRNGEVVISDDNGRERERHKVPYGATLTINDGKTVKAGQALATWDPHTRPIITEYAGRVKFENVEEGVTVAKQVDEVTGLSSLVVIDPKQRAGSSKGLRPQVKLLDANGVEVKIAGTETPVNVTFQLGCIITVKDGQEVGVGEVLARIPQESSKTRDITGGLPRVAELFEARSPKDAGMLAEVTGTVSFGKDTKGKQRLVITDLDGITSEFLIAKDKHVTAHDGQVVTKGETIVDGPADPQDILRLQGREALARYIIDEVQDVYRLQGVKINDKHIEVIVRQMLRRVKVQDAGDTSFIPGEQVERADLLTENERVIAENKRPATFEYVLLGITKASLSTDSFISAASFQETTRVLTEAAILGKRDDLRGLKENVIVGRLIPAGTGLAYHESRKRAAIASLTPNAAEPSEAVLAAEAMFAPEEVVEEAAADDSAAE; this is encoded by the coding sequence ATGAAAGCGTTATTAGATTTATTTAAACAGGTTACGCAAGAAGAAGAGTTCGACGCGATCAAGATCGCGCTGGCTTCACCTGAAAAAATCCGTTCATGGTCCTATGGCGAAGTGAAAAAGCCAGAAACCATCAACTACCGTACCTTCAAACCAGAGCGGGATGGTTTGTTCTGCTCCAAGATCTTTGGCCCGATCAAAGATTACGAGTGCTTGTGCGGTAAATACAAGCGTTTGAAGCACCGCGGTGTGATTTGTGAGAAGTGTGGCGTTGAAGTCACCTTGAGTAAAGTGCGTCGTGAGCGTATGGGCCACATTGAGCTGGCCTCACCAGTGGCGCACATCTGGTTCCTGAAATCCTTGCCTAGCCGCTTGGGTATGGTGCTGGATATTGCCCTTCGTGACATTGAGCGTGTGTTGTACTTTGAGGCATTCATCGTGATTGATCCAGGCATGACGCCGCTGACCCGTGGTCAGTTGCTGACTGAAGATGACTACCTGGCCAAGGTTGAAGAATACGGTGACGAATTCAATGCCGTGATGGGTGCTGAAGCTGTGCGCGAATTGTTGCGCACCATGGACATTGAGCGCGAAATTGAAACATTGCGTAGCGAACTGTCTGCGACCAGCTCAGAAGCCAAGATCAAGAAGATCGCCAAGCGTCTGAAAGTATTGGAAGCGTTCCAGAAATCCGGCATCAAGCCTGAGTGGATGATCCTGGAAATCTTGCCAGTGTTGCCACCTGAGTTGCGTCCATTGGTTCCATTGGACGGCGGCCGTTTTGCAACGTCTGACCTGAACGACCTGTATCGCCGCGTAATCAACCGTAACAACCGTCTGAAGCGTTTGCTGGAGTTAAAAGCGCCTGAGATCATCGTCCGTAACGAAAAACGTATGCTGCAGGAAGCTGTAGATTCACTGCTGGACAACGGCCGTCGCGGTAAAGTGATGACGGGTGCTAACAAGCGTCCGCTGAAATCACTGGCTGACATGATTAAAGGTAAAGGCGGTCGTTTCCGTCAAAACCTGTTGGGTAAACGTGTGGACTACTCCGGCCGTTCCGTGATTGTGGTTGGTCCGCAATTGAAACTGCACCAGTGTGGTCTGCCTAAGAAAATGGCGCTGGAACTGTTCAAGCCTTTCATTTTCCACAAGCTGGAAGTATTAGGTTTGGCAACGACCATCAAGGCAGCGAAGAAGAAAGTGGAAGAGGAAGGACCAGAAGTCTGGGATATCCTGGAAGACGTGATCCGTGAGCATCCGGTGTTGTTGAACCGTGCGCCTACGCTGCACCGTCTGGGTATCCAGGCCTTTGAACCAGTATTGATCGAAGGTAAAGCGATCCAGTTGCACCCATTGGTGTGTTCAGCCTTTAACGCCGACTTTGACGGTGACCAGATGGCGGTTCACGTGCCATTGAGCCTGGAAGCACAGATGGAAGCCCGCACCTTGATGCTGGCATCCAACAACGTCTTGTCTCCAGCCAATGGCGAACCAATCATTGTGCCGTCACAGGATATCGTGTTGGGTCTGTACTACATGACTCGCGAGAAAGTAGCCGCGCGTGGTGAAGGCATGATCTTCAGTGATATTAAGGAAGTGCAACGTGTGTACGACCAGGGCCTGATTGATCTGCACGCTAAAGTCACTGTGCGTATCCGTGAATTCGAGCTGGATGTCGCTGGCCAGAAGATCGAGAAAATCAACCGTTACACCACCACAGTTGGTCGTGCATTGCTGTCTGAAATCTTGCCACCAGGCTTGCCATTCAGCTACATCGATAAGGCACTGAAGAAAAAAGAAATCTCACGCCTGATCAATGCCAGCTTCCGTAAAGTAGGCATCCGTGAAACCGTGATTTTTGCTGACAAACTGATGTATACCGGTTACTCCTACGCGACTAAAGCAGGTATCTCTATTAGCATCAACGATATGTTGGTGCCGCCAGAGAAAGAGCAGTTGATTGCTGCTGCTGACGCGGAAGTGAAAGAGATTGAAGATCAATACGTTTCTGGTCTGGTAACTCAGGGTGAGCGTTACAACAAGGTGGTCGACATCTGGGGTCGTGCCGGTGACAAAGTGGCAGATGCCATGATGAAACAGCTGCGCGAAGAAGATGTGAAAGACGCTGAAGGTAACGTAGTCAAGAAAGACGGTAAAGTTGTACGTCAGGAATCATTCAACGCGATTTACATGATGGCCGATTCTGGTGCGCGGGGTTCCGCAGCGCAGGTGCGTCAGCTGGCCGGTATGCGTGGTCTGATGGCGAAACCTGATGGTTCTATTATTGAAACGCCTATTAAGGCCAACTTCCGTGATGGCCTGAACGTGTTGCAGTACTTTATTTCTACCCACGGTGCGCGTAAGGGTCTGGCCGATACGGCGCTGAAAACAGCGAACTCCGGTTACCTGACACGACGTCTGGTAGACGTCACGCAAGACTTGGTTGTGACCGAGACAGATTGCGGTACGACCGAAGGTTTGGTCACCAAGGCCTTGGTAAAAGGCGGTGAAGTGGTTGAGCCATTGCATGACCGTATCCTGGGCCGTACCTCTGCGCTGGATATCCTGCATCCTGAAACTCAGGAAGTGGTGTACGAAGCCGGGACATTGCTGGGCGAAGACGAAGTTGAAAAAATCGATGCCCTGGGCATTGATGAAGTCAAAGTACGTACTGCCCTGACTTGCGATACACGTTATGGTATTTGTGCCAAGTGTTACGGTCGTGACTTAGGTCGCGGCAAGCTGATCAGCATTGGTGAATCTGTCGGTGTGATTGCTGCGCAGTCCATCGGTGAACCGGGTACACAGTTGACCATGCGTACGTTCCATATCGGTGGTGCGGTATCGCGTGCAGCGTCTGTATCACAAGTAGAAAGCAAATCCAACGGTACCGCTGGCTTTACTTCTACCATGCGTTACGTGACCAATTCACGTGGTGAGCAGATCGTCATCTCCCGTAATGGTGAGGTGGTGATTTCTGACGACAATGGCCGTGAGCGTGAGCGTCATAAAGTACCTTACGGTGCGACACTGACCATCAATGATGGTAAAACCGTCAAAGCGGGTCAGGCGCTGGCAACATGGGATCCGCATACTCGTCCGATTATTACCGAGTACGCAGGTCGCGTGAAGTTCGAGAACGTTGAAGAAGGTGTCACGGTTGCTAAACAGGTGGACGAAGTCACTGGCTTGTCCTCCCTGGTGGTGATTGATCCTAAGCAGCGTGCTGGGTCATCCAAAGGCTTGCGTCCGCAGGTGAAGTTGCTGGATGCCAATGGCGTGGAAGTGAAAATTGCAGGGACTGAAACCCCAGTCAATGTGACCTTCCAGCTGGGTTGTATCATTACCGTGAAAGATGGTCAGGAAGTGGGTGTGGGTGAAGTGCTGGCACGTATCCCGCAAGAATCTTCCAAAACCCGTGATATTACCGGGGGTCTGCCACGTGTGGCCGAGCTGTTCGAAGCGCGTTCACCAAAAGATGCCGGTATGCTGGCAGAAGTGACAGGTACTGTGTCGTTTGGTAAGGATACTAAAGGTAAGCAACGTCTGGTCATTACTGATTTAGATGGTATTACCAGCGAGTTCCTGATTGCCAAGGACAAGCACGTGACTGCGCATGACGGTCAAGTGGTCACCAAGGGCGAGACGATTGTGGACGGCCCGGCTGATCCACAAGACATCCTGCGCTTGCAAGGTCGCGAAGCATTGGCACGCTACATCATCGACGAAGTGCAAGACGTTTACCGCTTGCAGGGCGTGAAGATTAACGACAAGCACATTGAAGTGATTGTGCGCCAGATGCTGCGTCGTGTGAAAGTACAAGATGCCGGTGATACCAGTTTCATCCCTGGTGAGCAGGTAGAGCGTGCAGATCTGTTGACAGAAAATGAACGCGTAATTGCTGAAAACAAACGTCCGGCAACTTTCGAGTACGTGTTGCTGGGTATTACCAAAGCATCGCTGTCTACCGATTCGTTCATCTCTGCGGCGTCTTTCCAGGAAACCACCCGCGTGTTGACCGAAGCGGCGATTTTGGGCAAACGCGACGATCTGCGTGGCCTGAAAGAAAACGTTATTGTGGGTCGCTTGATTCCAGCCGGTACCGGCCTGGCGTATCACGAGTCCCGCAAGCGTGCAGCAATTGCTTCATTGACACCGAATGCAGCAGAACCTTCAGAAGCCGTATTGGCCGCTGAAGCGATGTTTGCACCGGAAGAAGTGGTCGAAGAAGCCGCTGCTGACGATAGCGCTGCCGAGTAA
- the rpsL gene encoding 30S ribosomal protein S12 → MPTINQLVRKPRVKVVTKSKVPALEACPQKRGVCTRVYTTTPKKPNSALRKVAKVRLTNGYEVISYIGGEGHNLQEHSVVLLRGGRVKDLPGVRYHMVRGSLDTAGVKDRKQSRSKYGAKRPKEAKA, encoded by the coding sequence ATGCCAACCATTAATCAGTTAGTACGCAAACCACGCGTTAAAGTGGTAACCAAGAGCAAGGTTCCAGCCTTGGAAGCTTGCCCGCAAAAGCGTGGCGTGTGCACCCGTGTGTATACCACCACTCCTAAAAAACCAAACTCTGCGTTGCGTAAAGTGGCGAAAGTCCGCTTGACCAACGGTTACGAAGTGATTAGCTACATCGGTGGTGAAGGCCACAACCTGCAGGAGCACTCTGTTGTGCTGTTGCGTGGCGGTCGTGTAAAAGACTTGCCAGGTGTGCGTTACCACATGGTTCGCGGTAGCTTGGATACGGCTGGTGTGAAAGACCGTAAACAGTCCCGTTCCAAATACGGTGCGAAGCGCCCTAAAGAAGCTAAAGCTTAA
- the rpsG gene encoding 30S ribosomal protein S7, which translates to MPRRREVPKRNILPDPKFGSQEVSKFVNVLMTGGKKSVAERIVYGAFDQVASKSGKDPLELFTTALNNLRPIVEVKSRRVGGANYQVPVEVRPSRRSALAMRWLRDAARKRGEKSMGLRLAAELIEASEGRGSAMKKREEVHRMAEANKAFSHFRF; encoded by the coding sequence ATGCCTAGACGTAGAGAAGTCCCCAAACGTAATATCTTGCCGGATCCAAAATTTGGTAGCCAGGAAGTATCCAAATTCGTAAACGTATTGATGACAGGTGGTAAAAAATCTGTTGCTGAACGTATCGTTTACGGTGCATTTGATCAAGTAGCCAGCAAGAGTGGCAAAGATCCGCTGGAATTATTCACCACAGCGTTGAACAATCTGCGCCCTATCGTTGAAGTGAAAAGCCGTCGCGTCGGTGGTGCAAACTATCAGGTGCCTGTAGAAGTGCGTCCTAGCCGTCGTAGTGCCTTGGCAATGCGCTGGTTGCGTGATGCAGCCCGTAAGCGTGGCGAGAAGTCCATGGGCTTGCGTCTGGCGGCTGAGTTGATCGAAGCGTCTGAAGGCCGTGGCTCAGCAATGAAAAAACGTGAAGAAGTTCACCGTATGGCAGAGGCTAACAAGGCCTTCTCACACTTCCGTTTTTAA
- the fusA gene encoding elongation factor G, giving the protein MARKTPIERYRNIGISAHIDAGKTTTTERILFYTGVNHKIGEVHDGAATMDWMEQEQERGITITSAATTCFWKGMDLSLPEHRFNIIDTPGHVDFTIEVERSMRVLDGACMVYCAVGGVQPQSETVWRQANKYKVPRLAFVNKMDRSGADFFKVVDQMKTRLRASPVPVVIPIGREDTFTGVVDLIKMKAIIWDEASQGMKFTYGDIPADLVETANKWREQMVESAAEASEELMNKYLENGDLEEKDIKLGLRTRTIAGEIQPMLCGSAFKNKGVQRMLDAVVDFLPSPIDIPDVTGEDDDGKPASRKADDKEGFSALAFKLMTDPFVGQLTFIRVYSGVLNKGDTVLNSVKGKKERIGRIVQMHANNREEVEEVLAGDIAACIGLKEVTTGESLCSPDKPIILERMVFPEPVIHVAVEPKTKSDQEKMGLALGRLAQEDPSFRVRSDEESGQTIISGMGELHLEILVDRMKREFNVEANVGAPQVAYREAIRKSVEVEGKFVKQSGGKGQYGHVWLKMEPNEAGKGYEFVDAIKGGTVPREFIPAVDKGLRETIPAGILAGFPVVDVKVTLFDGSYHDVDSNENAFKMAASIGFKEGMRKADPVLLEPMMAVEVETPEEYMGDVMGDLSSRRGIIQGMDDMPGGGKAIKAEVPLSEMFGYSTVVRSLSQGRATYSMEFKHYADAPKNVADAIINKK; this is encoded by the coding sequence GTGGCACGTAAAACCCCTATTGAACGCTACCGTAATATTGGTATTTCTGCGCACATTGACGCAGGTAAAACAACCACGACAGAACGTATTCTGTTCTACACTGGTGTGAACCATAAGATTGGTGAAGTGCACGACGGTGCAGCCACCATGGACTGGATGGAGCAAGAGCAGGAACGTGGTATTACCATTACTTCTGCAGCGACCACCTGTTTCTGGAAAGGCATGGACCTGTCTTTGCCTGAGCATCGATTCAACATTATTGATACCCCAGGGCACGTTGACTTCACGATTGAAGTTGAGCGTTCCATGCGCGTACTCGACGGCGCCTGTATGGTGTACTGTGCCGTGGGTGGTGTGCAACCACAATCTGAAACTGTATGGCGTCAAGCCAACAAATACAAAGTGCCTCGCTTGGCCTTTGTGAACAAGATGGACCGTTCCGGTGCCGACTTCTTCAAGGTTGTAGATCAGATGAAAACACGTCTGCGCGCTAGCCCAGTGCCGGTGGTGATTCCTATCGGCCGTGAAGATACCTTTACAGGTGTGGTTGACCTGATCAAGATGAAAGCCATCATCTGGGATGAAGCTTCTCAAGGCATGAAATTCACTTACGGCGATATCCCTGCTGACCTAGTTGAAACAGCGAACAAATGGCGCGAGCAGATGGTTGAATCTGCTGCTGAAGCCAGCGAAGAGCTGATGAACAAATACCTGGAAAATGGTGATCTGGAAGAAAAAGACATCAAATTAGGTTTGCGTACACGTACCATTGCTGGTGAGATCCAGCCGATGCTGTGTGGCTCTGCATTTAAGAACAAAGGTGTGCAGCGTATGCTGGATGCTGTGGTTGACTTCCTGCCATCCCCAATCGATATTCCAGATGTGACTGGTGAAGATGACGATGGTAAACCTGCCAGCCGTAAAGCCGATGACAAAGAAGGTTTCTCTGCGTTGGCGTTTAAACTGATGACAGACCCGTTTGTTGGTCAGCTGACATTTATCCGCGTCTACTCAGGTGTATTGAATAAAGGTGATACCGTTCTGAACTCTGTGAAGGGTAAGAAGGAGCGTATCGGCCGTATCGTGCAGATGCACGCCAACAACCGAGAAGAGGTTGAAGAGGTGTTGGCTGGTGACATCGCCGCTTGTATCGGTTTGAAAGAAGTGACCACTGGTGAATCCCTGTGCTCTCCTGACAAGCCTATCATCCTGGAGCGCATGGTATTCCCTGAGCCAGTGATCCACGTGGCTGTTGAGCCAAAAACCAAGAGCGACCAGGAAAAAATGGGCTTGGCATTGGGCCGTTTGGCACAAGAAGACCCTTCTTTCCGTGTACGTTCCGACGAAGAGTCTGGTCAGACCATTATTTCCGGTATGGGTGAATTGCACCTGGAAATTCTGGTTGACCGTATGAAGCGTGAGTTTAACGTTGAAGCTAACGTGGGTGCACCGCAGGTGGCTTACCGTGAAGCGATCCGTAAATCGGTTGAGGTTGAAGGTAAATTCGTTAAACAGTCTGGCGGTAAAGGTCAGTACGGTCACGTATGGCTCAAAATGGAGCCTAACGAAGCGGGTAAAGGTTACGAATTCGTTGACGCGATTAAAGGCGGTACCGTGCCACGTGAATTTATTCCTGCTGTGGATAAAGGTCTGCGTGAAACGATTCCTGCCGGTATCCTGGCTGGTTTCCCGGTGGTTGACGTGAAGGTCACGCTGTTTGATGGTTCATACCATGACGTTGACTCCAACGAAAACGCGTTCAAGATGGCAGCTTCTATCGGCTTCAAGGAAGGTATGCGTAAAGCAGACCCAGTGTTGCTGGAGCCTATGATGGCAGTTGAAGTTGAGACGCCTGAAGAGTACATGGGTGATGTGATGGGTGACTTGTCTTCCCGTCGTGGCATCATCCAGGGCATGGATGACATGCCTGGCGGTGGTAAGGCGATTAAAGCCGAAGTGCCGCTGTCAGAAATGTTTGGTTACTCCACTGTGGTTCGTTCCTTGTCACAAGGCCGCGCAACTTACAGCATGGAATTCAAGCATTACGCTGATGCTCCGAAAAACGTTGCTGATGCAATCATCAACAAAAAATAA